A portion of the Camelus ferus isolate YT-003-E chromosome 16, BCGSAC_Cfer_1.0, whole genome shotgun sequence genome contains these proteins:
- the LOC116656647 gene encoding intercellular adhesion molecule 2-like isoform X5, with protein sequence MTGSPRLFPESLWTPLKMSPFCCWGLCVAFLALLCCPGSGEEAFEVHVSPEQPMVKHGGSQVINCSTNCTKPENGGLETSLDKIVLQDSPQWKLFMIFNVSQNSSMRCFFWCSRKQGSKSLNVGLYYPPKQVLLKLQPTRVAVGSPFTIECRVPSVAPLEGLTVTLLRGSEVLHSQTFEGTALSPQEAMVTYSAEAQLEDSSHNFSCQAKMDLRTRGVKVVDSVSDSQALEVFGCDA encoded by the exons GTAGTCCTCGGCTGTTCCCTGAGAGCCTGTGGACACCGCTCAAGATGTCCCCTTTTTGTTGTTGGGGACTGTGTGTGGCTTTTCTCGCCCTGCTCTGCTGCCCAG GGTCTGGTGAGGAGGCATTCGAGGTACACGTGTCACCAGAGCAGCCAATGGTGAAGCATGGAGGATCCCAGGTGATTAACTGTAGTACCAACTGTACCAAACCAGAGAACGGTGGTCTGGAGACCAGCCTAGACAAGATTGTCCTTCAAGATTCCCCGCAGTGGAAATTGTTTATGATTTTCAATGTCTCCCAGAATTCGAGTATGCGTTGCTTTTTCTGGTGCTCCAGGAAGCAGGGGTCCAAGAGTCTCAACGTCGGCCTGTACT aCCCTCCAAAGCAAGTGCTGCTGAAGCTGCAGCCCACGCGGGTGGCCGTAGGGAGCCCGTTCACCATCGAGTGCAGGGTGCCCTCCGTGGCGCCCCTCGAGGGCCTCACTGTCACCTTGCTCCGTGGCAGTGAGGTCTTGCACAGCCAGACCTTTGAGGGGACAGCACTTTCCCCTCAAGAGGCCATGGTCACGTACAGCGCCGAGGCTCAGCTGGAAGACAGCTCCCACAACTTCTCCTGCCAGGCCAAGATGGACCTGCGGACTCGCGGCGTGAAGGTCGTTGACAGCGTCTCAGACTCCCAGGCGCTGGAGGTCTTTG GCTGTGACGCCTAG
- the LOC116656647 gene encoding intercellular adhesion molecule 2-like isoform X1, producing MTGSPRLFPESLWTPLKMSPFCCWGLCVAFLALLCCPGSGEEAFEVHVSPEQPMVKHGGSQVINCSTNCTKPENGGLETSLDKIVLQDSPQWKLFMIFNVSQNSSMRCFFWCSRKQGSKSLNVGLYYPPKQVLLKLQPTRVAVGSPFTIECRVPSVAPLEGLTVTLLRGSEVLHSQTFEGTALSPQEAMVTYSAEAQLEDSSHNFSCQAKMDLRTRGVKVVDSVSDSQALEVFEPVQDNWMVIIVVVSVLLLFVTSVLLCFVFGQQGNQRRRGIYRVQAAWMRLRGTHPAQPA from the exons GTAGTCCTCGGCTGTTCCCTGAGAGCCTGTGGACACCGCTCAAGATGTCCCCTTTTTGTTGTTGGGGACTGTGTGTGGCTTTTCTCGCCCTGCTCTGCTGCCCAG GGTCTGGTGAGGAGGCATTCGAGGTACACGTGTCACCAGAGCAGCCAATGGTGAAGCATGGAGGATCCCAGGTGATTAACTGTAGTACCAACTGTACCAAACCAGAGAACGGTGGTCTGGAGACCAGCCTAGACAAGATTGTCCTTCAAGATTCCCCGCAGTGGAAATTGTTTATGATTTTCAATGTCTCCCAGAATTCGAGTATGCGTTGCTTTTTCTGGTGCTCCAGGAAGCAGGGGTCCAAGAGTCTCAACGTCGGCCTGTACT aCCCTCCAAAGCAAGTGCTGCTGAAGCTGCAGCCCACGCGGGTGGCCGTAGGGAGCCCGTTCACCATCGAGTGCAGGGTGCCCTCCGTGGCGCCCCTCGAGGGCCTCACTGTCACCTTGCTCCGTGGCAGTGAGGTCTTGCACAGCCAGACCTTTGAGGGGACAGCACTTTCCCCTCAAGAGGCCATGGTCACGTACAGCGCCGAGGCTCAGCTGGAAGACAGCTCCCACAACTTCTCCTGCCAGGCCAAGATGGACCTGCGGACTCGCGGCGTGAAGGTCGTTGACAGCGTCTCAGACTCCCAGGCGCTGGAGGTCTTTG agcctgTGCAAGACAACTGGATGGTGATCATCGTGGTCGTGTCGGTGCTGCTCCTGTTTGTGACATCCGTCCTGCTCTGCTTTGTCTTCGGCCAGCAGGGTAACCAGAGGCGGAGAGGTATCTACAGGGTGCAGGCTGCTTGGATGAGGCTGAGAGGGACCCACCCAGCACAGCCTGCCTGA
- the LOC116656647 gene encoding intercellular adhesion molecule 2-like isoform X3 translates to MTGSPRLFPESLWTPLKMSPFCCWGLCVAFLALLCCPGSGEEAFEVHVSPEQPMVKHGGSQNSSMRCFFWCSRKQGSKSLNVGLYYPPKQVLLKLQPTRVAVGSPFTIECRVPSVAPLEGLTVTLLRGSEVLHSQTFEGTALSPQEAMVTYSAEAQLEDSSHNFSCQAKMDLRTRGVKVVDSVSDSQALEVFEPVQDNWMVIIVVVSVLLLFVTSVLLCFVFGQQGNQRRRGIYRVQAAWMRLRGTHPAQPA, encoded by the exons GTAGTCCTCGGCTGTTCCCTGAGAGCCTGTGGACACCGCTCAAGATGTCCCCTTTTTGTTGTTGGGGACTGTGTGTGGCTTTTCTCGCCCTGCTCTGCTGCCCAG GGTCTGGTGAGGAGGCATTCGAGGTACACGTGTCACCAGAGCAGCCAATGGTGAAGCATGGAGGATCCCAG AATTCGAGTATGCGTTGCTTTTTCTGGTGCTCCAGGAAGCAGGGGTCCAAGAGTCTCAACGTCGGCCTGTACT aCCCTCCAAAGCAAGTGCTGCTGAAGCTGCAGCCCACGCGGGTGGCCGTAGGGAGCCCGTTCACCATCGAGTGCAGGGTGCCCTCCGTGGCGCCCCTCGAGGGCCTCACTGTCACCTTGCTCCGTGGCAGTGAGGTCTTGCACAGCCAGACCTTTGAGGGGACAGCACTTTCCCCTCAAGAGGCCATGGTCACGTACAGCGCCGAGGCTCAGCTGGAAGACAGCTCCCACAACTTCTCCTGCCAGGCCAAGATGGACCTGCGGACTCGCGGCGTGAAGGTCGTTGACAGCGTCTCAGACTCCCAGGCGCTGGAGGTCTTTG agcctgTGCAAGACAACTGGATGGTGATCATCGTGGTCGTGTCGGTGCTGCTCCTGTTTGTGACATCCGTCCTGCTCTGCTTTGTCTTCGGCCAGCAGGGTAACCAGAGGCGGAGAGGTATCTACAGGGTGCAGGCTGCTTGGATGAGGCTGAGAGGGACCCACCCAGCACAGCCTGCCTGA
- the LOC116656647 gene encoding intercellular adhesion molecule 2-like isoform X2, with the protein MTGSGEEAFEVHVSPEQPMVKHGGSQVINCSTNCTKPENGGLETSLDKIVLQDSPQWKLFMIFNVSQNSSMRCFFWCSRKQGSKSLNVGLYYPPKQVLLKLQPTRVAVGSPFTIECRVPSVAPLEGLTVTLLRGSEVLHSQTFEGTALSPQEAMVTYSAEAQLEDSSHNFSCQAKMDLRTRGVKVVDSVSDSQALEVFEPVQDNWMVIIVVVSVLLLFVTSVLLCFVFGQQGNQRRRGIYRVQAAWMRLRGTHPAQPA; encoded by the exons GGTCTGGTGAGGAGGCATTCGAGGTACACGTGTCACCAGAGCAGCCAATGGTGAAGCATGGAGGATCCCAGGTGATTAACTGTAGTACCAACTGTACCAAACCAGAGAACGGTGGTCTGGAGACCAGCCTAGACAAGATTGTCCTTCAAGATTCCCCGCAGTGGAAATTGTTTATGATTTTCAATGTCTCCCAGAATTCGAGTATGCGTTGCTTTTTCTGGTGCTCCAGGAAGCAGGGGTCCAAGAGTCTCAACGTCGGCCTGTACT aCCCTCCAAAGCAAGTGCTGCTGAAGCTGCAGCCCACGCGGGTGGCCGTAGGGAGCCCGTTCACCATCGAGTGCAGGGTGCCCTCCGTGGCGCCCCTCGAGGGCCTCACTGTCACCTTGCTCCGTGGCAGTGAGGTCTTGCACAGCCAGACCTTTGAGGGGACAGCACTTTCCCCTCAAGAGGCCATGGTCACGTACAGCGCCGAGGCTCAGCTGGAAGACAGCTCCCACAACTTCTCCTGCCAGGCCAAGATGGACCTGCGGACTCGCGGCGTGAAGGTCGTTGACAGCGTCTCAGACTCCCAGGCGCTGGAGGTCTTTG agcctgTGCAAGACAACTGGATGGTGATCATCGTGGTCGTGTCGGTGCTGCTCCTGTTTGTGACATCCGTCCTGCTCTGCTTTGTCTTCGGCCAGCAGGGTAACCAGAGGCGGAGAGGTATCTACAGGGTGCAGGCTGCTTGGATGAGGCTGAGAGGGACCCACCCAGCACAGCCTGCCTGA
- the LOC116656647 gene encoding intercellular adhesion molecule 2-like isoform X4 — protein sequence MVKHGGSQVINCSTNCTKPENGGLETSLDKIVLQDSPQWKLFMIFNVSQNSSMRCFFWCSRKQGSKSLNVGLYYPPKQVLLKLQPTRVAVGSPFTIECRVPSVAPLEGLTVTLLRGSEVLHSQTFEGTALSPQEAMVTYSAEAQLEDSSHNFSCQAKMDLRTRGVKVVDSVSDSQALEVFEPVQDNWMVIIVVVSVLLLFVTSVLLCFVFGQQGNQRRRGIYRVQAAWMRLRGTHPAQPA from the exons ATGGTGAAGCATGGAGGATCCCAGGTGATTAACTGTAGTACCAACTGTACCAAACCAGAGAACGGTGGTCTGGAGACCAGCCTAGACAAGATTGTCCTTCAAGATTCCCCGCAGTGGAAATTGTTTATGATTTTCAATGTCTCCCAGAATTCGAGTATGCGTTGCTTTTTCTGGTGCTCCAGGAAGCAGGGGTCCAAGAGTCTCAACGTCGGCCTGTACT aCCCTCCAAAGCAAGTGCTGCTGAAGCTGCAGCCCACGCGGGTGGCCGTAGGGAGCCCGTTCACCATCGAGTGCAGGGTGCCCTCCGTGGCGCCCCTCGAGGGCCTCACTGTCACCTTGCTCCGTGGCAGTGAGGTCTTGCACAGCCAGACCTTTGAGGGGACAGCACTTTCCCCTCAAGAGGCCATGGTCACGTACAGCGCCGAGGCTCAGCTGGAAGACAGCTCCCACAACTTCTCCTGCCAGGCCAAGATGGACCTGCGGACTCGCGGCGTGAAGGTCGTTGACAGCGTCTCAGACTCCCAGGCGCTGGAGGTCTTTG agcctgTGCAAGACAACTGGATGGTGATCATCGTGGTCGTGTCGGTGCTGCTCCTGTTTGTGACATCCGTCCTGCTCTGCTTTGTCTTCGGCCAGCAGGGTAACCAGAGGCGGAGAGGTATCTACAGGGTGCAGGCTGCTTGGATGAGGCTGAGAGGGACCCACCCAGCACAGCCTGCCTGA
- the LOC116669299 gene encoding proline-rich protein 29-like, which yields MESGTGGSWGHPPAQSAALTPWVTILQPLPWAIPPPSPQTSRVKEGLLELMLLQNAHMHQLLPTAQVAAALDPWPAWPRPQVYLEGQQEEWKEEEEEEEEEEMRAQEEGPLVFHHHYLPCPMPALGALLPWPAPLISSPLHQPHLQDTARVQHRPPASGKRQMRAVPPPPPPSATETVGADVPPASDYYDAESLP from the exons ATGGAATCAGGGACTGGAGGGAGCTGGGGTCATCCCCCAGCCCAGAGTGCAGCCCTGACG ccctgggtgaCCATTCTGCAGCCCCTCCCGTGGGCCATCCCACCTCCATCCCCGCAGACAAGCCGCGTGAAGGAAG GCCTGCTGGAGCTGATGCTGCTGCAGAATGCACACATGCACCAGCTGCTTCCGACTGCCCAGGTGGCAGCAGCCCTCGACCCCTGGCCTGCCTGGCCCCGCCCTCAG GTCTACCTGGAGGGTCAACAGGAggagtggaaggaggaggaggaggaggaggaggaggaagagatgagggCTCAGGAAGAAGGCCCTTTGGTGTTCCACCATCACTACCTGCCCTGCCCGATGCCCGCTCTGGGAGCCCTGCTCCCTTGGCCAGCTcctctcatttcctctcccctccatcaGCCTCACTTGCAGGACACAGCCAGGGTTCAGCACCGTCCTCCTGCCTCTGGGAAAAGGCAGAT GCGAGCcgtgcccccacctccaccccccagtGCCACAGAGACTGTGGGTGCAGATGTACCCCCGGCTTCAG ACTACTATGATGCCGAGAGCCTACCGTGA